GGGGCAAGGGTGGGGCACAGGTGGGGCACAGGTGGGGCTACCCCCACCTTCGAGGTTCCGGGCTGCCGGATGGGCCCGCGGTGGGCCGGTCCGTAGCGTCTGATCCGTGTTGACGACGATGCGAAAGCAGTGGGGCCGGCTCGTCCGGCCGAGGGTGGCGCTGGTCGCGGCCGGAGTCGGTGCGGCGGTCGTGGGGGCCACCGTGCTCGGCTCGGGAGCGTGGGCGCAGGGCGACGACAGCGGCTCGGCGGGCGGTACGCGGTTGCAGCGGGATGCGGATGCGGTGGTGGGCACCGGCGCCTCCGGTCTGGTCGTGCAGGCGCGCGACGCCGGCGGGCGTGACCGCGAGGCAAGGGCGGGCGTCCGGGATCTGGACCGGGGTGGGAGGGTCCCCTTCGACGCGTACTACCGGATCGGCAGCGACACCAAGACCTTCGTGGCCGTGGCCGCTCTTCAGCTGGTGGCCGAGGGCGAGTTGGCCCTCGACGACACCGTCGACACATGGCTGCCAGGGGTGGTGACCGGCAACGGCAACGACGGAAGCCGGGTCACCATCCGCAACCTGCTCCAGCACACCAGCGGCCTGCCCAACTACACGGACATCCTGTTCAGCGATCCCAAGGAACTGACGCCCGAGAACTATCGCGCGAAGCGCTTCACGGCGCGCACCCCCGAACAGCAGGTCGCGTTGGCCATGACACGCGCTCCGGGCTGGCTGCCGGACGCCGACGACCCCGGCTCCGAGACCCGGTGGGCCTACTCCAACACCAACTACGTCCTGATCGGCATGATCATCGAACGGGCCACCGGACATCCCTGGGAGCAGGAGATCCACGAGCGGATCATCGAGCCGCTCGGCCTGCGCCACACCCTGACAACGGGTACCTCCGCCTACGTCCCCCAGCCCACCGCCACCGCCTACCTCCAGTTCCCCGGCCGGGACGACCTCACCGACACCACGCTCCACGTCGACGGCGGCGCGGACGGCGGCATCGTCAGCACGACCACCGACATGAACACGTTCCTCCGTGCCCTGATGGACGGCACGTTGCTGCCGCCGAAGCAACTGGCGCAGATGCGCACCACGGTGCCGACACCCGACTTCGCCGGCGGCGACAAGGCCCGCTACGGGCTCGGCATCGCCTGGCGCCCCGTCGACGGCTGCGACACCGGCGTCTGGTACCACGGCGGCACGTCCTTCGGCACGGTCTCCGAGGCCGCCGTCACTCCGGACGGCGAGGTCTCGGCCGCGGCGGCCGTGTTCACCACGCGCTTCGGTGACGAGCAGCGGTCGGCGGCGCAGGAGAAGGCGACGCACGGGATGGTCGAGCGCGCGGTGTGCGGAAAGCGCCGATAGGGCGTGTTTCGAAAACGCTTGGTGGCAATGGTGGAGTGCTCGGGGCTGGTCCAGAATGCTCGGATGCTCATGCTCGAGACTCCCCGTCTGCTCCTTCTGTCGATCGCCACGCCGCCGGGCTCCGCCACGTGCTGATGAGCCCGGCACACCGTGGAATCGACGTTCAGGTCCCACGTGATCGCCCCCTCCATATCGGCCTGGCGCTGGAGCCGGGAGAGGATCCGATCCCAGGTGCCATCCCGCTGGCACCGGCGGAACAAGTCGTAGATCCGACCCCACGGCCTGAAGTAGATCTTGGATCTGATCAAGGCGTGGCGCAACGTGCGCAAGGCCATCAAGGGCGGCGGCCGTCGCGATCGCGCCGAACACCGGGCGGGATCTGATGATGATCTGTTGCAGGCTCGCTCCTCATCTCCCGCACGTGCACTGCGGTTCAGCTACGTTCGCGGCCGTTCGGACAAGACCCGATCTCGCGGCCCGCCCACGAGCCAGCCGCCCATGAATGCAGGTGAAAGTCCCGGTACGCAGCCCAAGACCCGACCAATACAGTTGGAAAGCGCGTTGGGGGCGGGCAGCCGCAGGCGGTGTTCAACCTGCTTGACATGGTTGAGGTGTCGTGAGGTGATCCACACACCGTGATCCTGTGGGGGGAGATGTTGTGTCGTACATGGCCGTGACGCTCGCTGGTGCTGACTCGCCGGGTGAGCATCTCCAACTCGCGGCCTTCACGGCCGCGGCTGCGGTCTGTTTCACCTGGGTGGGGCGCAGGCAGCGCGGAACCGGGCGTAGCCTGATCGCTCCGAACGAGACGATGAGAACCGCCGATCGGCTGGTTTCACCGCCGCCGTCAACTCGCGGCCACCGAGCCGCCGGGTGCGTGTGGATCGGCGTGGGAGGCATCTTCGTCTTGCCGGCAGTGTTCAACATCGTGGCCGCGATCCGGGGACTCATCGGCTAGACCCGGGTAGGGCCTGCCCCACGACGTGGACATACCGCCGCGCCGCAACCGCACCAGATCGAGCGGGGAACAACGGGGAATCGCGGTGAAAGTATCCGAGCTCGAAAAGCTGATGTGCTCTGGTGTGCTCCCGGCCCAGAACAGGTCAGACGCGGCTCGAGGACACTCCGCAGGTTGAGGCCCCCGCCGACCGGTTCTGCCTCGGGCGGAATACGGGGCAGGGTCGGCTCTCTTGGGCAGTCTTGCAGGAACGACCGCCCAGTTCCACGGTCGATGAGGCGTGAACGCATGGTGCGGAGCGTGGCCGCCTTGAGCTCGGACGAGGTCTCTGGATGGTCGGGGACGCGGGCAGGAGGGGTAATTGATGGCACCGACGGCGTCATACGACGAGATCGCTGACTGGTACGAGACCGAGTTCCTCAACCGCCCGCGTGCCGGAACGGGAGATGGGCACCCTCTGAGCCTGGACGTTCTCCTCAACGATCTTCTGGGTGAAGGCAGCGGCACCTGCCTGGAGATCGGCTGTGGCACCGGCATCCACGCAGACCGCCTCCGTGCGCTGGGCTGGACCCCGATCGGCGTCGACCTTTCCGGCGGGATGCTGCGCTATGCGTGTGAGCGGCTGCCGGTCGCGCAAGCCGACGCCGGGCGATTGCCGGTCCGTGACGGTTTCCTGCCTGCGGCTGTCGCGGTGATGGTGCACACGGATATGCCCCGTTATCCGGAGGTGCTGCGTGAGGCCGTTCGAGTTCTGCGTCCGGGTGGCGTGTTCGTGCACATCGGTGTCCATCCCTGCTTCTCCGGTGGATTCGCAGATCGCGGCGACCTTGAGGCAGTTGTCATCCGCCCTGGCTATCTCGACGGCCGCTGGACCAAGGCGTCCTGGACGGACAAGGGAGTGCGCGACAAGGTCGGCGCCACCCATTGGCCCCTCCCTGAACTGCTGCACGCGTTCCTCGCCGCCGGCCTGACACTCGACCGGTTCGCCGAAAGCGGAGCCCCCACACCGGCCGTGCTGGCAATCAAGGGCACCAAGCCTCGGTGATCCAGCTAGACGACAAGCCAACCTCGATGCTGGTGCGGGCAGGCGGGTAGCCCGGCTGTCGCGACGGGTGGGCGCCGGCTTCCACGGTTCCAGAGGACTTCGAGTGCTCGTCGGGACGGGATCGCTGCTGGTTAGCCGGGGTTCGGGAGCGCGTCGAGGCGTTCGATCGCGGCGGTGATGACATCGGTCCAGGGCCAGTGCTGCGCGAAGCGCAGGTAGCGGCGGCGGCCGGTGGTGATCAGGTGGGCGGCTGCGGAGAAGAGCCGCAGCCGTATCCGGCGGGGTTCCCAGAGGCGGGCTTTGCCGGTCAGGGCGAGCAGGGGCAACCAGGCCAGAACCGCAAGGGCGAGCTGGACTGTCTCCAGCCAGATCCGGTTCTGCGCGGTGTCATGCAGGGGCAGGTTGGTCAGCCCGGTGGTGCGGGCGGCGCGGATGCGGTCCTCGGCCCGCGCCCGCAGCCGGTGGCGCAGCTCCAGCTTCGCGATCGGGGCGTCGGCTGTGTTGGTGGCGAAGCAGGTCAGCCGATGGCCGTCGGCGTCGGTGAAGCGCAACTGGGCCCCGGGGTGCGGACGTTCCTTGCGAACGATGAGCCGCATCCCCTTCGGCCGGCCGTGAAGCACGACGCCGGCCGGCTCTGCGACCCAGGCGCCGTCGCGGATCTGGCCGTCGGACTCGATCGCCGGGGTCCAGGCGGAGGCCGGCACCTTGAGCACGGCGGCATAGATGGCGTCGGTGATGGTCATGCCGACGGAGTACGAGAGCCATCGGCCGCGCTGGGCGAGCCAGGCCACGAACTCGTGCGTACCGCCGCCGGAATCGCAGCGGATCAGGGTCTGCCGCCCGCGTCGATACGGCTTGGGCAGCTGGGCCAGGGCCATTCGCGTGGCCTCGATGTGATCGGCGGCGGTGTTGCTCCCGGCATTCCCCGGCCGCAGCAGCGCAGCCACCGGCTCCCCGCTCCCACCCGGACCGTGGTCGACGAACGCCATCAGCGGGTGATGGCCATACGTCTTCCTCCAGGTCGCGGCGGCGTCCTGCTTGTCCGAGTGCGCGATGACCAGCACTCCGTCGACGTCCACGATCACCTGCCCGCCCGCGTCCGGTGCCGCCCCGCCCGCCAGCTGCCACACCCGCTCAGCGGGTGACGGCCATACGTCTTCCTCCAGATCGCGGCGGCGTCCTGCCTGTCCGAATGCGCGATGACCAGCACTCCGTCGACGTCCACGATCACCTGCCCGCCCGCGTCCGGTGCCGCCTCGCCCGCCAGCTGCCACACCCGCTCGCGAACTTCGGCCCGCGCGGCCCGGATCGCGGACAGGGGTCGCTGCCCAGCCGCGGCCAGGACATCGACCAGCCGGGACTCCGTCGGATCCGAGGCCACCGGACCAAACACCCCAGGCTCCGCGCGGAGCATGCCGACATCGGCCAAGCAGTCGCCGCTCAGTGCGGTCGCGAGCGCCACATCCATAAGGATCTTGCCCGGGTCGTGCACAGCCCGCGGCTTGCGCCATGTCTCCAGCGCCGAAGAGATCGCGCGATACAGTCCGGTCTTGCTGGCAGTCTCGACGAGCGACACCGCGCCGGCTTGGCCGACGACGCCGCGACCGCCGCCCTCAAGGCGGACACGGGGTAGGACCCGAAACGCTGCTTCACCTGGAAAGTGCCTCCGAACCACGCGCGGACAAGGACCTCGACAATCCTCATTCTCGCTGGTCAGAGGCATTCTCCGTGTTCGTGATCACGATCCGGACAGCCCGCCACGCGAAAGGCCGAAGCTGGAGCCCGGTGTCGGAATCGGTCAGTCGCTGCGGGATTTGCCGAACTCTTCTATCAGCACGGGATACTGCTCCCCACCGTGTCCGGCGGCGATCGCGCGGTCGGCCATCGCCTTGATCAACTTCGGCAGTTCGGCGTTGACACCCACCGCCTCGCTCTCCTCGATCAAGTGAGCCATCGCCCGCGCGTCGGTCTCCAGGGCCGACACCTCGGCCGGGAAGGAGCCGCTGTCGATCTGCTTGGCATACCCAGGCAGCCATTCGGCCACACCGGTAGCGATCTGCTGCGCAAACGGCGCATACGTGGCGGCGTCAACACCGGCCGTCCTGAGCAGGGCAGTGCCCTGCAGCCAGGCGTTCAGGACGCTCCACATCATGGCCAGGCCGGCCACGTCGTACAGGGATGCCAGCCCATGGTCCGCGCCAAGGTAGGTGGCGGTGCCGAGCGCGTCGAGTGTTGACTTGTGTGCCTCGAAGTCCGACTGCGGCCCGCTGTGCAGGATCACTGCCTCGGCGCTGCCGATCGTCGGTGGGATGGCCATGATGGCGCCGTCCAGGTAATGGGCGCCGCGCTGCTCGGCCCATTGGGCGGCTTCCCGAGCCTGGGTCGAGTCGCCCGAGGTCAGGTTGATCAACATCGTGCCGTGCAGCTCGATATCGCTCGCGCCGAGCAGCTCGTGCATGGCCTGGTAGTCGGTGACGCAGATGATCGTCAGGGAACCTGCCTTGAGCGCGTCGCCAACTGTTGGCGCCAGCCGTGCACCCTGGGCCACCAGTTGGTCGGCCTTGGAGGTCGTACGGTTCCACACGGTTGTGGGATGCCCGGCTTTCAGGAACGCGCCGGCGAGTGCCTGGCCCATCAGCCCAAGTCCGATGACTGTCACGGGTGTTTCGGGTTTGCTGTTCATGGCAGCATCGTCAACGTTGATACCGGTGTGAAGGTCAAGTGAGGTTTCGATGCGGATCGGGGAACTGAGTCGTCGGGCGGGCGTCAATGCCCATCAGTTGCGCTACTACGAGGCCCAGGGCCTGCTGGAGGCAGACCGCGGTGCGAACGGATACCGCGAGTACGGCGAGAGCGCCGTGCTGCGGGTGAAGCAGATCCGGCACCTGCTTGGTGCTGGTTTGTCCTCCGAGGACATCGCGTACTTGCTGCCCTGCGCGGTCGGGGAGGCCCCGGAGCTGCTCGGGTGTCCCGAGTTGCTGGCCGCGATGCGGTCACGGCTGCGGCGACTGGACGATCAGATGGACAGGCTCGCTCAATCCCGCGACGCTCTTGCCGACTACATCGACGCGGCCGAGCGAATGGGCAACGAGACCTATCCACCATTTGACGATGCCGACCTGGAGCCCGTGCCCGCCTGAGCAGCCAGAGTGCCCCGTATTGCGAGCCGTCTCGACCAGCAGCACCCCGCTGGCCTGCGAGACCACCGCCGACGCCCCGGCCTGGAGACGATCACGTGGAGACAGAGCAGCACGCTTCACCTGAAGAGTGACTTCTCTCCCGCGGTGGACGGAGCCTTCGACCAGCCCCTCGATCAGCATCCGGGGCGCCGCGCCCAACATCGTGAAAGCCCCAGGCTAAGGCCTTGAGCTGGTTCCGAAGCTCTGTCCCGGCACTTCGGGCCGGGACAGAAGCCGCGTGGCTACGGTTCGAGGCCGCTGGCCTTGGCGATCGCCTCTACCTCGCGGCGGAGTCGTTCCCGCTCGCTGTCGCTCTGATCGGGATCCGTGCCCGTAGAGGTTCCGACGTCGACGAAGGTCTGCGCGCCGAGTGGGCCCAGGAGGGTCAGGAGTTGTTGGAGCTGCTTGCCGAACTCCGGGGTGAACAGCTCCTGCTCGCGTGGGGAGAGGGCGATGTCGATGTCGGTGTTGCGGTGGACCAGGGCCTCGTTGGTGCCCTTGAGGATGCGCAGCAGCAGGTCGTACGACTCGGGATCAAGGCCGTTCTGGAGCTCGGACAGGTAGAGCGCGAACTGCTTGGTGCTCTCCAGGAATCCGTGTTCGTTCATGGGGGCATCGTGGCGGATCACCGGCTGCGATATGGGGTGTTTCTGGGGATTGGCTGTCTTTCCTCTGCCTGGCTTGACAAGTCAAGAACGCAGGGCAGGGAGTTCGGACAGCATGGATCCCATGGCCCACGACACCGACCGCGACGGAATCATCGAGCTTCAGACCGCCGACAAGACGACCGGCCGGCTCATCGGAACGCTTGTGCCGCAAACCCTCGCCGCAGCCAACCTCCACTCGTTCAAAGCCTGACCGGCACCCCTTTGCCGGTGCGGTTTTCCGCAGGGTGGGTCATGCGGAAAACCGCACCGCACCGGACGGCAACCCTCATACTGGCGTTGAGCTGCGGTTTCTAGGTTGGATGGCGGTCGGGGCCGTTGCCCCGGCGAACCTGTCCCTCCGCTGGGAGACCCGTATGCAGCTCACGTCCTTGGCTCTGACCGATCAGCCGACCGGCGGCGTCGCCGGCTGGGCTGCCGATCTTGTGGAGACCTTGGGTGGTCCGGGAGCCGGTCTGGCCATCGCGTTGGAGAATCTTTTCCCGCCGCTGCCGAGTGAGGTGATTCTGCCGCTGACCGGGTTCGCGGCGGGGCAGGGGTCGCTGAGTCTGGTCTCGGCGCTGTTCTGGACCACGCTCGGGTCGGTTGTGGGGGCCGTGGTGCTGTATTGGATCGGCATGGTTTTCGGGCGTGAACGCATGCACGCCATCTGGGCGAAGCTGCCGCTGGTGAAGGCCTCCGATCTGGAGCGTACGGAGCGCTGGTTCGTGAAGCACGGCACCAAGGCGGTGTTCCTCGGCCGTATGGTTCCGATCTTCCGGAGTCTTGTCTCCGTGCCCGCCGGGGTGGAGCGTATGCCGCTGCCCGTGTTCGTCATGCTGACGACGCTGGGCAGCTTGATCTGGAACTCCGTTCTGGTGCTGGCCGGTTACTGGCTGGGCGACCAGTGGTCGTCCGTGGAGAGGTATGTCGGGGTCCTCTCCAAGGGTGTGCTGGTCCTGGTGTTCGTGGCCCTTGCGGCATACGTCGGCGTACGGCTGCGCGGCCGCAACCGGGCCCAGCACCGCCGTACTTCATGAACTAGGCTCGGCGCTCGTGCAGGGGGATTCCGCAGGCATCATCGGCCAGGACTCCGCAGGCGTCACCGGCCAAGCCCTGTCGGCCTCCTGGCCGCGTCGAAGTGCCGGTACGCTCCTCGGCTGCGTCACGGGACTGTTCGACTTCCTTCACTTCCTCGTCGTCGGCACCGCCCTCGGCCCCTTCCTGCTGTGGCCGCTCACCCGCGCCGGCGCCCTCGGCATCCTCATGACCGGGGCTCGTCGGCTGATGGTCCTGGAGCGGAGGCGGCGGGCCGTCTTCTTCGGCGATGTCTTTCCCGGTCGCTACCGGGCGTCCGACCAGAAGGTCCTGCGCTATCTGGCGGTGCGCAGTTACGCCGGTCTGCTGTGCGGTGTCGTGATCGCACTGCTGGGTTTCGGCATCGTCCTGGCGGGGCTGCTCGTGGCGGGAGTGGTGCAGGGGAGCGTCCGCTGGGACGAGTTGCTGACGCAGGTGCTGTTGGGTGGTGTGCTGCTCTTCCTCAATCTCCAGGGGCTCCACTCGCTCGCCGCCCTGGACGCGCGTCTCGCCCGCGAGCACTTCGGCCCCTCAGAGCGGGAACTGCTGCAGCGGCGCATCCACGAACTGGCCGCCAGCCGGGCAGCGGTCGTGCAGGCGGTCGACGCCGAACGCCGGCGTATCGAGCGGGACCTGCACGACGGAATCCAGCAGCGCATGGTGGCACTGGCCATGCTGCTGGGCCGGGCACGTCGGGGGCGCAGTCCCGAGCAGGCGGACGCCATGCTGCGCCAGGCGCACCAGGAGTCCCAGGACATGCTGGCGGAGCTGCGCGAAGTGACCTGGCGGGTCTATCCCTCGGCGCTGGACAGCCTGGGGCTCGAAGAGGCGCTGGGCGGGGTGTCCGAGCGGTGCGGCATTCCCGTACGGACGGAGTTCGACGTCGGTGGGCCGCTGCCTCAACCCGTGGCGACCGCCGCGTACTTCGTGGTGTCGGAGTCCGTGACCAACGCGGCCAAGCACTCCCGTGCCACGGCCGTCTCCGTGCGGGTGGTGCTCCGCGGCAGAATGCTCGCCGTGCAGGTCCAGGACAACGGCAAGGGCGGCGCGGATCCGACGGGCGGCGGGCTGAGCGGACTGCGCAGCCGGGTGGCCGCGCTCGACGGCGTCCTGCGTGTCGACAGCCCCGAAGGGGGACCCACCACCATCACCGCGGAGCTGCCATGCGCCTGATGATCGCCGAGGACTCGACCCTGCTGCGCGAGGGGCTGGTCCGGCTCCTCGTGGAGGAGGGGCACGAGGTCCTGGGCGCGTACGGCGACGCCGGGCCGCTGCTGGAGGAGATCGCCGTACGGCGGCCCGACGTCGTCGTACTCGACATCCGGATGCCGCCTACGCACACCGACGAGGGGCTGCGTGCCGCGCTGGAGATCCGTGAGAGGTGGCCGGAGACCGGCGTACTGGTGCTGTCCCAGCACATCGAACGCAACTACGCCGCCCAGCTGCTGGCCTCCAACGTGGAAGGAGTCGGATACCTCCTCAAGGACCGCGTCGCACAAGTCGAGGAGTTCCTGGACGCATTGGAGCGCATTCAGGCCGGGGGCGCCGCCATCGACCCGGAGGTGGTACGGCAGTTGGTGGTCCGGACGACGCACGCCGACCCCCTGACCCGCCTCACCCCTCGCGAGCGCAGCGTTCTCGAGACCCTGGCCCAGGGGCACACCAACACGGCGATCGCTCAGCAGCTGCACATCTCGCTGAGCGCGGTGGAGAAGAACCTCAACGCGATCTTCGACAAGCTGGAGCTGTCGCACACCACCGGTTACAGCCGGCGGATCCTGGCGGTGCTGAGGTATCTGGAGGCGTAGCGAACGCCGGTCACGCGCCTGGCGGCTACGCCCCCTCCCCCGGATCCCAGTCCAGCAGCCGTACCTTCGCGACCGTCCGGACGTGCCGCCGCATCGCCGCCGCGGCTGCTGCGGGGCGGCGGTCGGTGATCGCGTCGAGGATGGCCTCGTGCTGGGCGTAGGAACGGGTGGGGCGGCCGGGCTGGCGGAGGGATTCGGTGCGGCTCTCGGCGATCTGGTCGGAGATGGAGCGCATGAACTCGGCGAGGATGCTGCTGTGCGCGGCCGCCGTGACCGCCGCGTGGAAGAGGCGGTCGCCGTCGACGCCGGGCCGGCCGTGCTCGATCTCCTCGGCCATGTGCGCGAGCGCCTGGCGCATCGCGGTCAGGTCGTCCTCCGTACGGCGCTCCGCGGCCAGTTCGGCGAGTTTCGTCTCCAGGGCCTCACGGGCGTCGAGGACGTCGGGGAGGCGCCGGCGGCGCTCGACCAGCTTCTCCACGGGCTCCACGTCGAGGCTGTCCCGGACGAGGTACGTCCCGCCGCCGTGCCGCGCCTCCACCAGGCCCTGGACCTCCAGCACCACGATGGCCTGCTTCACCGAGGCCCGGCTGACGCCCAGGCGCTGGGCGAGGTCGCGCTCGGGCGGGAGACGGTCGCCGGCCTTGAGGCCGCCCTCGGCGACGTACTGGCGCAGCCGGTCCAGCACCTGCTCGTAGAGGCGCTGCTTGCTCATGGGGCGCAGGGCGTCGGTCACGGGTCCCCCTCTCGTGGGGAGGGTAACACTGGGTGGTCGAGTGGTTCATTGGCTCACTGGCTCACTGGACTATTGGCTCAGCCAATTCTCGCGCGGCCCCTTGACGCGCCGGACAGCCGGGCCCACGCTAACCAGCCAGTCGGGCGAAGTGGTTCAGCCACTCGTCCACTCACCCTTCGCGATCGGTCCGTCCACTCACCGCTCCGGGACCCAAAGGCGGGAGCCCGTATGTCCTCCGAACTCATCTCGATCCTCGTCCTCGTCGTGGTGTTCGTCATCGCCACCACGCGTTCCATCAACATGGGCGCGCTCGCCTTCGCCGCCGCCTTCGCGGTGGGCGAGCTCGTCGCCGACCTCGACGCGGACGGCATCTTCGCCGGCTTCCCCGGGGACCTGTTCGTCGTCCTCGTCGGCGTCACGTATCTGTTCGCGATCGCGCGGGCCAACGGCACCACCGACTGGCTGGTCCACGCGGCCATCCGGCTCGTACGGGGGCGGGTGGCGCTGATCCCGTGGGTGATGTTCGCGATCACCGGGGCGCTCACGGCGATCGGCGCGGTCAGTCCGGCCGCGGTCGCGATCGTCGCGCCCATCGCGCTGAGCTTCGCCTCCCGTTACGGGATCAGCCCGCTGCTGATGGGCGCGATGGTGGTGCACGGCGCCCAGGCCGGCGGGTTCTCGCCGATCAGCATCTACGGTTCGATCGTCAACGGGATCGTGGAGCGCGAGAAGCTCCCCGGCAACGAACTCGCCCTCTTCCTCGCCTCGCTCCTCGTCAACCTGGTCATCGCGGGCGTGGTGTTCGTCCTCTTCGGCGGGCTGAAGCTGTGGACGCAGGGCGCGGTGG
This genomic window from Streptomyces sp. DG2A-72 contains:
- a CDS encoding serine hydrolase, which produces MLTTMRKQWGRLVRPRVALVAAGVGAAVVGATVLGSGAWAQGDDSGSAGGTRLQRDADAVVGTGASGLVVQARDAGGRDREARAGVRDLDRGGRVPFDAYYRIGSDTKTFVAVAALQLVAEGELALDDTVDTWLPGVVTGNGNDGSRVTIRNLLQHTSGLPNYTDILFSDPKELTPENYRAKRFTARTPEQQVALAMTRAPGWLPDADDPGSETRWAYSNTNYVLIGMIIERATGHPWEQEIHERIIEPLGLRHTLTTGTSAYVPQPTATAYLQFPGRDDLTDTTLHVDGGADGGIVSTTTDMNTFLRALMDGTLLPPKQLAQMRTTVPTPDFAGGDKARYGLGIAWRPVDGCDTGVWYHGGTSFGTVSEAAVTPDGEVSAAAAVFTTRFGDEQRSAAQEKATHGMVERAVCGKRR
- a CDS encoding class I SAM-dependent methyltransferase, producing MAPTASYDEIADWYETEFLNRPRAGTGDGHPLSLDVLLNDLLGEGSGTCLEIGCGTGIHADRLRALGWTPIGVDLSGGMLRYACERLPVAQADAGRLPVRDGFLPAAVAVMVHTDMPRYPEVLREAVRVLRPGGVFVHIGVHPCFSGGFADRGDLEAVVIRPGYLDGRWTKASWTDKGVRDKVGATHWPLPELLHAFLAAGLTLDRFAESGAPTPAVLAIKGTKPR
- a CDS encoding transposase is translated as MPLTSENEDCRGPCPRVVRRHFPGEAAFRVLPRVRLEGGGRGVVGQAGAVSLVETASKTGLYRAISSALETWRKPRAVHDPGKILMDVALATALSGDCLADVGMLRAEPGVFGPVASDPTESRLVDVLAAAGQRPLSAIRAARAEVRERVWQLAGEAAPDAGGQVIVDVDGVLVIAHSDRQDAAAIWRKTYGRHPLSGCGSWRAGRHRTRAGR
- a CDS encoding NAD(P)-dependent oxidoreductase; translation: MNSKPETPVTVIGLGLMGQALAGAFLKAGHPTTVWNRTTSKADQLVAQGARLAPTVGDALKAGSLTIICVTDYQAMHELLGASDIELHGTMLINLTSGDSTQAREAAQWAEQRGAHYLDGAIMAIPPTIGSAEAVILHSGPQSDFEAHKSTLDALGTATYLGADHGLASLYDVAGLAMMWSVLNAWLQGTALLRTAGVDAATYAPFAQQIATGVAEWLPGYAKQIDSGSFPAEVSALETDARAMAHLIEESEAVGVNAELPKLIKAMADRAIAAGHGGEQYPVLIEEFGKSRSD
- a CDS encoding MerR family transcriptional regulator — encoded protein: MRIGELSRRAGVNAHQLRYYEAQGLLEADRGANGYREYGESAVLRVKQIRHLLGAGLSSEDIAYLLPCAVGEAPELLGCPELLAAMRSRLRRLDDQMDRLAQSRDALADYIDAAERMGNETYPPFDDADLEPVPA
- a CDS encoding DedA family protein — its product is MQLTSLALTDQPTGGVAGWAADLVETLGGPGAGLAIALENLFPPLPSEVILPLTGFAAGQGSLSLVSALFWTTLGSVVGAVVLYWIGMVFGRERMHAIWAKLPLVKASDLERTERWFVKHGTKAVFLGRMVPIFRSLVSVPAGVERMPLPVFVMLTTLGSLIWNSVLVLAGYWLGDQWSSVERYVGVLSKGVLVLVFVALAAYVGVRLRGRNRAQHRRTS
- a CDS encoding sensor histidine kinase encodes the protein MGQDSAGVTGQALSASWPRRSAGTLLGCVTGLFDFLHFLVVGTALGPFLLWPLTRAGALGILMTGARRLMVLERRRRAVFFGDVFPGRYRASDQKVLRYLAVRSYAGLLCGVVIALLGFGIVLAGLLVAGVVQGSVRWDELLTQVLLGGVLLFLNLQGLHSLAALDARLAREHFGPSERELLQRRIHELAASRAAVVQAVDAERRRIERDLHDGIQQRMVALAMLLGRARRGRSPEQADAMLRQAHQESQDMLAELREVTWRVYPSALDSLGLEEALGGVSERCGIPVRTEFDVGGPLPQPVATAAYFVVSESVTNAAKHSRATAVSVRVVLRGRMLAVQVQDNGKGGADPTGGGLSGLRSRVAALDGVLRVDSPEGGPTTITAELPCA
- a CDS encoding response regulator transcription factor, whose product is MRLMIAEDSTLLREGLVRLLVEEGHEVLGAYGDAGPLLEEIAVRRPDVVVLDIRMPPTHTDEGLRAALEIRERWPETGVLVLSQHIERNYAAQLLASNVEGVGYLLKDRVAQVEEFLDALERIQAGGAAIDPEVVRQLVVRTTHADPLTRLTPRERSVLETLAQGHTNTAIAQQLHISLSAVEKNLNAIFDKLELSHTTGYSRRILAVLRYLEA
- a CDS encoding FadR/GntR family transcriptional regulator, whose product is MTDALRPMSKQRLYEQVLDRLRQYVAEGGLKAGDRLPPERDLAQRLGVSRASVKQAIVVLEVQGLVEARHGGGTYLVRDSLDVEPVEKLVERRRRLPDVLDAREALETKLAELAAERRTEDDLTAMRQALAHMAEEIEHGRPGVDGDRLFHAAVTAAAHSSILAEFMRSISDQIAESRTESLRQPGRPTRSYAQHEAILDAITDRRPAAAAAAMRRHVRTVAKVRLLDWDPGEGA